In Eupeodes corollae chromosome 3, idEupCoro1.1, whole genome shotgun sequence, a single genomic region encodes these proteins:
- the LOC129952310 gene encoding uncharacterized protein LOC129952310: MDYKQTYNYGTSVKISNWQDRILSYPLDNSNPKSKGSSHYRALGDSNLLFIPKTTTQEQQESGILTKSEARQVAKGEINFVTYPMNDFRFDNYEPKESPYVEPKISTYQEVFKPPRPLTKNLDCCEKVLHPLFNKIPKNDFEMLPTSTNKFMDDHLVKIAEGRKKINFFRQIRNTSNIFC, from the exons ATGGACTACAAACAAACATATAATTATGGCACTTccgtcaaaatttcaaattggcAAGATCGAATATTGTCTTATCCGCTCGATAATTCAAACCCAAAG tcaaaagggTCATCGCATTATCGAGCTTTAGGAGATTCAAATCTTCTTTTCATTCCGAAAACAACAACTCAAGAACAACAAGAATCTGGAATACTAACTAAATCTGAAGCACGGCAAGTTGCCAAgggtgaaattaattttgttacgtATCCTATGAATGA ttttcgttTCGACAATTATGAACCCAAAGAATCTCCTTACGTCGAGCCTAAGATATCAACTTATCAGGAAGTCTTCAAACCACCGCGACCATTGACTAAAAATTTAGATTGCTGTGAAAAAGTCTTACATccacttttcaataaaattccaaaaaatgattttgaaatgctTCCTACATCAACAAATAAGTTCATGGATGACCATTTAGTGAAAATTGCTGAAGgcagaaagaaaattaatttttttcgacaGATACG aaatacttcaaacatattttgttga